One part of the Paraburkholderia flagellata genome encodes these proteins:
- a CDS encoding PaaI family thioesterase — translation MSTLRHDVTIETLLERQRGRLPDLLGFRPIALEQGLLRAELDVRSDLLAPNGFLHAATVIGLADTACGYACLAHLPPNAKNFTTIEIKSNHLGTAREGTISAVATGVHLGRSTQVWDATVSGPDGKTIALFRCTQMVLY, via the coding sequence ATGAGCACCCTACGCCACGACGTCACGATCGAAACCCTGCTCGAACGGCAGCGCGGCCGCCTGCCCGATCTGCTGGGCTTTCGTCCGATTGCCCTTGAGCAAGGCCTGCTGCGCGCCGAACTCGATGTGCGCAGCGACCTGCTCGCCCCGAATGGCTTCCTGCACGCCGCCACGGTGATTGGTCTCGCCGATACGGCCTGCGGCTACGCCTGTCTCGCCCACCTGCCGCCCAACGCGAAGAACTTCACGACCATCGAGATCAAGAGCAACCATCTCGGCACCGCGCGCGAAGGCACGATCTCGGCCGTCGCGACGGGCGTGCACCTCGGGCGCAGCACACAGGTCTGGGACGCTACGGTGAGCGGCCCGGACGGCAAGACCATCGCGCTGTTCCGCTGTACGCAGATGGTGCTTTACTGA
- the cbiB gene encoding adenosylcobinamide-phosphate synthase CbiB, producing MLTLPVTAALAVAGVTVDRWLGEPRRAHPLVAFGRYASRIEAHLNTGRRGRPLGLLAWLAAVAPPVIVAALLCALLPWPLAWALHVALLWFALGARSLTEHIAPIGAALARRDLAAARELTGRIVSRDTAGADATALSRAAVESALENGNDAIFGALFWFAIAGGPGALAFRLANTLDAMWGYRTPRFLRFGWAAARIDDVLNWIPARLTAASYALLGDTRMALRCWREQAHRWESPNAGPVMAAGAGSLNVLLGGTAVYHGVLEERPALGAGSPPRAQHVDAALRLVERTTILWLAALLALAFVSVATHV from the coding sequence ATGCTCACGCTACCCGTTACCGCCGCGCTTGCCGTGGCCGGCGTCACTGTCGACCGCTGGCTCGGCGAACCGCGCCGCGCGCATCCGCTCGTCGCATTCGGCCGCTACGCGAGCCGCATCGAAGCGCACCTGAACACGGGCCGCCGCGGCCGTCCCCTCGGCCTGCTCGCATGGCTTGCCGCCGTCGCGCCGCCCGTCATCGTCGCCGCGCTGCTGTGTGCGCTGCTGCCCTGGCCGCTCGCCTGGGCGTTGCATGTCGCGCTGCTATGGTTCGCGCTCGGCGCGCGCAGTCTTACCGAGCACATCGCACCGATCGGCGCCGCCCTGGCGCGGCGCGACCTCGCAGCCGCGCGCGAGCTGACTGGCCGCATCGTCTCGCGCGACACAGCAGGAGCGGACGCCACTGCGCTTTCGCGCGCCGCCGTGGAATCGGCGCTCGAGAACGGCAACGACGCAATCTTCGGCGCGCTGTTCTGGTTCGCGATCGCGGGCGGCCCCGGTGCACTCGCGTTCCGCCTCGCCAACACACTCGATGCCATGTGGGGTTACCGCACGCCGCGCTTCCTGCGCTTTGGCTGGGCTGCCGCGCGCATCGACGACGTGCTCAACTGGATTCCCGCGCGCCTCACCGCCGCGAGCTACGCGCTGCTCGGCGACACGCGCATGGCGCTGCGCTGCTGGCGCGAGCAGGCGCATCGCTGGGAGAGCCCGAACGCGGGCCCGGTGATGGCCGCAGGCGCGGGCAGCCTGAACGTGCTGCTGGGCGGCACGGCCGTTTATCACGGTGTGCTGGAGGAGCGCCCAGCGCTCGGCGCGGGCTCGCCGCCGCGCGCGCAACACGTGGATGCGGCGCTGCGGCTCGTCGAGCGCACCACCATCCTGTGGC
- a CDS encoding autotransporter assembly complex protein TamA, with the protein MCLVEFCAVATPARADILTTLLPWMRPRTYYDVDIQASPRDLRKLLEAHLDIARFATRADVNEDQFEFLVTATPQQVRDLASTAGYFTPVVRTDVRTVDGRRHVRVSVDPGPRTTISSVKLVFRGPVLTEDPAQANTARFAFSLHDGDAFSQSGWDDAKNASLKALQARRYLGAKIVFSEARVDPLRHDAQLSVTFDSGPTFTLGKLDVSGPRRYPGYIIDNVNPLSPGEVYDLNRVAELQRQVQNTPYYASVAIDVDANTQKPVDTPVHVKVSEFPYNNFRGGVGYSTDTGAHVQGSYTYLNTFGAAWPFQVQGRLDQIQKFGQVQLSMPPGPRAWTNSLVASYTTTDVSDTNIYSARVGVQRTRTSQNIDYAYALMFYDDRLTQNVGPSSRAYALVPTWGWTRRNVDDPLFPRTGNIIRMEAGFALKNAGAEQSFVRAYMRGQQYLPIGHSDIMVFRAELGGVFTSGPSSGIPASLLFRAGGSNSVRGYSFQSIGNDQSGSILPTKYLVTGSAEYQHWFSHDWGGAAFFDVGTATDTWGEKEFDPGAGIGARWRSPVGPVNLDLAYGFRTHSVRPYLTLGIAF; encoded by the coding sequence ATGTGCCTCGTCGAGTTCTGCGCCGTGGCGACGCCCGCTCGGGCCGACATCCTGACTACCCTCCTGCCGTGGATGCGCCCGCGCACCTACTACGACGTCGATATCCAGGCCTCCCCGCGCGACCTGCGCAAGCTCCTCGAGGCGCACCTCGACATTGCGCGCTTTGCCACGCGCGCCGACGTGAACGAGGACCAGTTCGAGTTCCTCGTGACCGCGACGCCGCAGCAGGTGCGGGATCTTGCCTCGACCGCGGGCTATTTCACGCCAGTCGTGCGCACCGACGTGCGCACGGTCGACGGCAGGCGGCACGTGCGGGTGAGCGTCGACCCGGGGCCGCGCACGACGATTTCGTCGGTGAAGCTCGTCTTTCGGGGCCCCGTGCTCACGGAAGATCCGGCGCAGGCGAACACCGCGCGGTTCGCGTTCTCGCTGCACGACGGCGATGCCTTTAGCCAGTCAGGCTGGGACGATGCCAAGAACGCTTCGCTCAAGGCGCTGCAGGCACGCCGCTACCTCGGCGCCAAGATCGTGTTTTCGGAGGCGCGGGTCGATCCGCTGCGCCATGACGCGCAACTTTCCGTAACGTTCGACAGCGGGCCGACCTTCACGCTGGGCAAGCTCGACGTTTCGGGCCCGCGGCGGTACCCGGGCTACATCATCGACAACGTGAATCCGCTCTCGCCCGGCGAAGTCTACGATCTGAACCGCGTGGCCGAGCTGCAGCGCCAGGTGCAGAACACGCCGTACTACGCGAGCGTGGCGATCGACGTCGACGCCAATACGCAAAAGCCGGTCGATACGCCCGTGCACGTGAAGGTGAGCGAGTTCCCGTACAACAACTTTCGCGGCGGCGTGGGTTATTCGACCGATACCGGCGCGCATGTCCAAGGGTCCTATACGTATCTGAATACGTTCGGGGCGGCGTGGCCGTTCCAGGTGCAGGGGCGACTCGACCAGATCCAGAAGTTCGGGCAGGTCCAGCTTTCGATGCCGCCGGGCCCGCGCGCCTGGACCAACAGCCTCGTCGCCTCCTACACGACCACCGACGTCTCGGACACGAACATCTATAGCGCGCGCGTCGGGGTGCAGCGCACGCGCACCTCGCAGAACATCGACTACGCCTACGCGCTGATGTTCTACGACGATCGCCTCACGCAGAACGTGGGGCCGTCCTCGCGGGCCTATGCGCTCGTGCCGACCTGGGGCTGGACGCGCCGCAACGTCGACGACCCGCTCTTTCCGCGCACGGGCAACATCATTCGCATGGAGGCGGGCTTCGCGCTCAAGAACGCGGGCGCCGAGCAAAGCTTCGTGCGCGCCTACATGCGCGGCCAGCAATACTTGCCGATCGGCCACAGCGACATCATGGTGTTCCGCGCGGAGCTGGGCGGTGTCTTCACGAGCGGCCCTTCGAGCGGCATCCCCGCGTCGCTGCTGTTCCGCGCGGGCGGGTCGAACTCGGTGCGCGGCTACTCGTTCCAGAGCATCGGCAATGACCAGTCGGGCTCTATCCTGCCGACCAAGTATCTCGTCACCGGGTCAGCGGAGTACCAGCACTGGTTCAGCCACGACTGGGGCGGCGCGGCGTTTTTCGACGTCGGCACCGCCACCGATACCTGGGGCGAAAAGGAGTTCGACCCGGGCGCGGGTATCGGCGCGCGCTGGCGCAGTCCCGTCGGGCCGGTCAACCTCGATCTCGCCTATGGTTTTCGCACTCACAGCGTGCGGCCCTATCTGACACTCGGAATCGCCTTCTGA
- a CDS encoding ParA family protein, whose protein sequence is MTVIVVANPKGGVGKSTLSTNLAGYFAAQGEWVALADLDRQQSSHAWLDLRPATLPAIESWQVDLDNPAKPPKGLEHAVIDTPAGLHGNRLGAIIELADKVIVPLQPSMFDILATQDFLNRLAKEKAVRKGAIQVGVVGMRVDARTRSAEQLQRFVEGLELPVLGYLRDTQNYVQLAAHGLTLWDVAKSRVEKDLDQWQSIIGWVDGKQAGN, encoded by the coding sequence ATGACGGTAATCGTGGTGGCGAATCCCAAGGGCGGCGTGGGAAAGAGCACGCTGTCCACCAATCTGGCCGGCTATTTCGCCGCACAAGGCGAGTGGGTGGCGCTCGCGGACCTCGACCGGCAGCAGTCCTCGCACGCCTGGCTCGATCTGCGGCCCGCCACGCTGCCGGCCATCGAAAGCTGGCAGGTCGATCTGGACAACCCGGCGAAACCGCCCAAGGGACTCGAGCACGCCGTCATCGACACGCCCGCGGGCCTGCACGGCAACCGGCTCGGGGCGATCATCGAACTGGCGGACAAGGTGATCGTGCCGTTGCAGCCTTCGATGTTCGACATTCTCGCCACCCAGGACTTCCTGAACCGCCTCGCCAAGGAAAAGGCCGTGCGCAAGGGCGCGATCCAGGTGGGCGTGGTTGGGATGCGGGTCGATGCGCGCACGCGCTCGGCCGAGCAGCTGCAACGCTTCGTCGAGGGGCTGGAGCTGCCGGTGCTGGGCTATCTGCGCGACACGCAGAACTACGTGCAGCTCGCCGCGCACGGCCTCACGCTGTGGGACGTCGCGAAGAGCCGGGTCGAGAAGGATCTTGACCAGTGGCAGTCGATTATCGGCTGGGTGGACGGCAAACAAGCGGGTAACTGA
- the panD gene encoding aspartate 1-decarboxylase, with protein sequence MQRHMLKSKIHRVAVTHCELHYEGSCAIDEDLLEAANIVENERIDIWNINNGERFTTYAIKGERGSGMISLNGSAARRAQLGDLVIIAAFANVEEEELKAGWKPDLVFVDENNRIKGSRDHVPTQSWS encoded by the coding sequence ATGCAACGCCATATGCTCAAGTCGAAGATCCACCGCGTCGCGGTCACGCACTGCGAACTGCACTACGAAGGCTCGTGCGCCATCGACGAAGACCTGCTCGAAGCGGCCAACATCGTCGAAAACGAGCGTATCGACATCTGGAACATCAACAACGGCGAGCGCTTCACGACCTACGCGATCAAGGGCGAACGCGGCAGCGGCATGATCTCGCTGAACGGCTCGGCCGCGCGCCGCGCGCAACTGGGCGACCTCGTGATCATCGCGGCCTTCGCGAACGTGGAAGAGGAAGAGCTCAAGGCCGGCTGGAAGCCGGACCTCGTCTTCGTGGACGAGAACAACCGCATCAAGGGCAGCCGCGACCACGTGCCCACGCAAAGCTGGAGCTAA
- a CDS encoding cobyric acid synthase gives MTATLPAVPRVPTGTLMIQGTTSDAGKSTLVAGLCRLARRAGARVAPFKPQNMALNSAVTVDGGEIGRAQALQAVAAGIEAHTDLNPVLLKPNSDLGSQVIIHGKARMNLNARAYQDYKPIAREAVLESYGRLRARYDTVFVEGAGSPAEVNLRANDIANMGFAEAVDCPVVLVADIDRGGVFAHLIGTLACLSESERVRVKGFVINRFRGDRSLLEPGLAWLEQQTGKPVLGVVPYLHGLTLDAEDMLPGAAHSGAQAGGETLRVVVPALPHISNHTDFDALRAHPQIDFTYVRTGEAPPAADLVILPGSKNVRDDLAWLRAQGWEAALARHLRYGGRVIGICGGMQMLGRAIADPHGVEGEPGAVEGFGWLDYETVLTREKTLKNVTGALALEGAHGAPARVAGYEIHMGETRGRSLDFPALRLAEGGEGTTRPDGARSADGQILATYVHGLFDTPEACAALVRWAGLAQARAVDYPALREASLERLADTLAASLDLEKLFGVIG, from the coding sequence ATGACCGCCACGCTACCCGCCGTGCCCCGCGTACCCACCGGCACGCTGATGATCCAGGGCACGACCTCCGACGCCGGCAAGAGCACGCTCGTCGCCGGCCTGTGCCGCCTCGCGCGTCGCGCGGGCGCGCGCGTCGCGCCGTTCAAGCCGCAGAACATGGCGCTCAACAGCGCCGTGACCGTGGATGGCGGCGAGATCGGCCGCGCCCAGGCGCTGCAGGCCGTCGCCGCCGGCATCGAGGCGCACACCGATCTGAATCCGGTGCTGCTCAAACCCAATAGCGATCTCGGCTCGCAGGTCATCATCCACGGCAAGGCACGCATGAATCTCAATGCGCGCGCGTACCAGGACTACAAGCCGATCGCGCGCGAGGCCGTGCTCGAGTCCTATGGACGTCTGCGCGCGCGCTACGACACGGTGTTCGTGGAAGGCGCGGGCAGTCCCGCCGAAGTCAACCTGCGCGCCAACGACATCGCGAATATGGGTTTCGCCGAGGCGGTCGATTGCCCGGTAGTCCTCGTGGCCGACATCGACCGTGGCGGCGTGTTCGCGCATCTGATCGGCACGCTGGCCTGTCTTTCGGAAAGCGAGCGCGTGCGCGTCAAAGGTTTCGTCATCAACCGTTTTCGCGGCGACCGCTCGCTGCTGGAACCCGGGCTCGCCTGGCTCGAGCAGCAAACGGGCAAGCCGGTGCTGGGTGTCGTGCCGTATCTGCACGGTCTCACGCTCGACGCCGAGGACATGTTGCCGGGCGCCGCTCACAGCGGCGCACAGGCCGGGGGCGAGACGCTGCGCGTCGTTGTGCCGGCGCTGCCGCACATCAGCAACCACACCGACTTCGACGCGCTGCGCGCCCATCCGCAGATCGATTTCACGTATGTGCGCACGGGCGAGGCGCCGCCCGCCGCCGATCTCGTGATCCTGCCGGGGTCGAAGAACGTGCGCGACGACCTCGCGTGGCTGCGTGCCCAGGGCTGGGAGGCGGCGCTTGCGCGGCATCTGCGGTATGGCGGGCGCGTCATCGGCATTTGCGGCGGCATGCAGATGCTCGGGCGCGCGATTGCCGATCCGCATGGCGTGGAGGGCGAACCGGGCGCGGTCGAGGGCTTCGGCTGGCTCGACTACGAGACCGTGCTCACGCGCGAAAAGACGCTGAAGAATGTGACGGGCGCGCTCGCGCTGGAAGGCGCCCACGGGGCCCCTGCGCGCGTGGCGGGCTACGAAATTCATATGGGCGAGACGCGCGGGCGCTCGCTCGATTTCCCGGCGCTCAGGCTCGCTGAGGGAGGCGAGGGGACAACTCGCCCGGACGGCGCGCGCTCGGCAGATGGCCAGATTCTCGCCACCTACGTGCACGGCCTCTTTGACACGCCCGAGGCGTGCGCGGCGCTCGTGCGCTGGGCCGGGCTCGCGCAGGCGCGCGCGGTGGACTATCCGGCGCTGCGCGAGGCGTCGCTCGAGCGGCTGGCGGATACGCTCGCCGCGAGCCTCGATCTGGAGAAGTTGTTCGGCGTGATTGGCTAA
- the panC gene encoding pantoate--beta-alanine ligase: MKVISSIQELRDQLRGQNRTAFVPTMGNLHEGHLSLMRLARQHGDPVVASIFVNRLQFGPNEDFDKYPRTLQDDIEKLQKENVYVLFAPTERDMYPQPQEYRVRPPHDLGDILEGEFRPGFFEGVCTVVMKLMSCVQPRVAVFGKKDYQQLMIVRAMCNQFALPTEVIAAETVRDADGLALSSRNRYLTEAERAEAPQLAGVLRAIRESVLSGRRDFQQLELDAMATLAARGWKPDYIAIRKRANLLPPAPGVAGDAESPLVVLAAAKLGATRLIDNLEI, from the coding sequence ATGAAAGTCATTAGCTCGATTCAGGAATTGCGCGACCAGTTGCGCGGCCAAAACCGCACCGCGTTCGTGCCGACCATGGGCAACCTGCACGAAGGCCATCTCTCGCTGATGCGCCTCGCGCGCCAGCACGGCGACCCGGTCGTGGCGAGCATCTTCGTCAATCGGCTGCAGTTCGGCCCGAACGAGGACTTCGACAAGTATCCGCGCACGCTCCAGGACGATATCGAGAAGCTGCAGAAGGAAAACGTCTACGTGCTGTTCGCGCCGACCGAGCGCGACATGTATCCGCAACCGCAGGAATATCGCGTGCGCCCGCCGCACGATCTCGGCGACATTCTGGAGGGCGAATTCCGCCCCGGCTTCTTCGAGGGCGTGTGCACGGTCGTCATGAAGCTGATGTCGTGCGTGCAGCCGCGCGTGGCCGTGTTCGGCAAGAAGGACTACCAGCAGCTCATGATCGTGCGCGCGATGTGCAACCAGTTCGCGCTGCCGACCGAAGTGATCGCCGCCGAAACGGTGCGCGACGCCGACGGCCTCGCGCTCAGCTCGCGCAATCGCTACCTCACTGAGGCCGAGCGCGCCGAGGCGCCGCAACTGGCGGGCGTCCTGCGCGCGATTCGCGAGTCGGTGCTGTCGGGCCGCCGCGACTTCCAGCAGCTCGAACTTGACGCCATGGCCACGCTCGCCGCGCGCGGCTGGAAGCCCGACTACATCGCGATCCGCAAGCGCGCGAACCTGCTGCCGCCCGCGCCGGGCGTAGCTGGTGACGCAGAGTCGCCGCTCGTCGTGCTGGCCGCGGCCAAGCTGGGTGCCACGCGCCTCATCGACAACCTCGAGATCTGA
- a CDS encoding segregation and condensation protein A translates to MAEAEGVGAPPAGEHAASHAGHAPGPTPGEALTTPATDSTPDTVDGVAFARLYGEPLFKLPQDLYIPPDALEVFLETFEGPLDLLLYLIRKQNFNVLDIPMAEVTTQYLGYVEQLRKTNLELAAEYLLMAAMLIEIKSRMLLPVRKADTGEEAEDPRAELVRRLLEYEQMKLAAQRLDQLPQLGRDFLRAEVYIEQSITPRFPDVDSNDLRAAWADVIKRAKLVQHHKISREELSVREHMSIILRKLQGERFMEFSELFDTTRGVPVVIVNFIAMLELSRESLIEITQPEPFAPIYVRLAYLPV, encoded by the coding sequence ATGGCCGAGGCCGAGGGGGTCGGCGCGCCGCCAGCGGGCGAGCACGCGGCCAGTCACGCGGGCCACGCGCCCGGGCCAACGCCCGGTGAGGCGCTGACCACGCCCGCTACCGACTCGACGCCCGATACGGTCGACGGCGTCGCGTTCGCACGCCTTTACGGCGAGCCGCTCTTCAAGCTCCCGCAGGACCTCTACATCCCGCCCGACGCGCTCGAAGTTTTCCTCGAGACCTTCGAAGGCCCGCTCGACCTGCTGCTGTACCTCATCCGCAAGCAGAACTTCAACGTCCTCGACATTCCGATGGCGGAGGTCACGACCCAGTACCTCGGCTACGTCGAGCAACTGCGCAAGACCAACCTCGAACTCGCGGCCGAATATCTGCTGATGGCGGCCATGCTCATCGAGATCAAGTCGCGCATGCTGCTGCCGGTCAGGAAGGCCGACACCGGCGAGGAAGCCGAGGATCCGCGCGCCGAACTCGTGCGCCGCCTGCTCGAATACGAGCAGATGAAGCTCGCCGCCCAGCGCCTCGACCAGCTGCCGCAACTCGGCCGCGACTTCCTGCGCGCCGAGGTCTATATCGAGCAGAGCATCACGCCGCGCTTTCCCGACGTGGACAGCAACGACCTGCGCGCCGCGTGGGCCGACGTCATCAAGCGCGCGAAGCTCGTCCAGCATCACAAGATCTCGCGCGAGGAACTCTCCGTGCGCGAGCACATGAGCATCATCCTGCGCAAGCTCCAGGGCGAGCGCTTCATGGAGTTCTCCGAGCTTTTCGACACCACGCGCGGCGTGCCCGTCGTGATCGTGAACTTCATCGCCATGCTGGAGCTTTCGCGCGAATCGCTCATCGAGATCACCCAGCCCGAGCCGTTCGCGCCGATTTACGTGCGGCTCGCGTATTTGCCCGTCTGA
- the cobU gene encoding bifunctional adenosylcobinamide kinase/adenosylcobinamide-phosphate guanylyltransferase produces MNSRDLTFIVGGARSGKSAHAERLAAASGLPVTYIATARVTGDAEFAERIGHHRARRPVHWALAEAPLDLAGALDAAAAPGQCVLIDCLTLWLTNLLCPADSDSPLPDWRERLDAFAAACERAQGTVLVVSNEIGMGVVPIGALTRLYVDELGRLNQRVAALADRATLIAAGLPLVLKAPRETS; encoded by the coding sequence ATGAATTCGCGCGACCTCACCTTCATCGTCGGCGGCGCGCGCTCGGGCAAGAGCGCGCACGCCGAACGCCTCGCCGCCGCGAGCGGCCTGCCGGTCACGTATATCGCCACCGCGCGCGTGACGGGCGATGCCGAGTTCGCCGAGCGCATCGGCCACCATCGCGCGCGCCGACCCGTGCACTGGGCGCTCGCCGAAGCGCCGCTCGATCTCGCGGGCGCGCTCGACGCGGCGGCGGCGCCCGGCCAGTGCGTGCTGATCGACTGCCTCACGCTGTGGCTCACGAACCTGCTTTGCCCCGCCGACTCCGACTCGCCGCTACCCGACTGGCGCGAACGCCTCGACGCCTTCGCTGCTGCCTGCGAGCGCGCGCAAGGCACGGTGCTCGTGGTGAGCAACGAGATCGGCATGGGCGTCGTGCCGATCGGCGCGCTCACGCGCCTTTACGTGGACGAACTCGGCCGCCTCAATCAGCGCGTCGCGGCGCTCGCCGACCGCGCCACGCTCATCGCCGCAGGCCTGCCTCTGGTGCTCAAGGCGCCGCGCGAGACCTCATGA
- a CDS encoding DUF3460 family protein, whose product MYQSDITQFINQLKQQTPQLEEQQRKGRALLWDKQPIDLDERERQQASRVKQTPYVYYQNF is encoded by the coding sequence ATGTATCAGTCGGACATCACGCAGTTCATCAACCAGCTCAAGCAGCAAACGCCGCAGCTCGAAGAACAGCAACGCAAGGGCCGCGCGCTCCTGTGGGACAAGCAGCCGATCGACCTCGACGAGCGCGAGCGCCAGCAGGCTTCGCGCGTGAAGCAAACGCCTTACGTCTACTACCAGAACTTCTGA